From candidate division KSB1 bacterium:
ATCCCGTCCTACGTCCTTCAGCCCAGCGATCACGTTCGCGTCCGCGAACGGTCGAAGAAGCTGAATGTGATTCACGACGCGATGCAAAAGTCTCGCGACGGCAAGCTCATGCCGAACTTGCAGCTCGATAAGGCGAAAATGGAGGGAATCTACTCGGCGCGGCCCAACCGCAATGAGATCCCGCTTGACGTCAACGAGCAGCTTGTTGTTGAGCTTTACTCCCGATAATCTCACTTCCGCGAGGAGATCCATGAACGGTTCGAATTTCCAGATGCCCGAAGCGGTAGAGATCGATGAATCTACGCATACGGATACGTATGGTAAGTTTGTCATCCAGCCGCTCGAACGCGGCTATGGAGTGACCATTGGAAACAGCTTGCGGCGCGTCCTGATCTCCTCGCTGCAGGGCGCCGCGATCGCCTCGATCAAGATCGACGGCGTGCTGCACGAATTCTCGACCATCCCCGGGGTCTCGGAAGACCTCACCGAAATGGTCTTGAACCTGAAGCAGGTGCGGTTCAAATTACTGAATAAGAAGCCGGACAAGATCGTCCTGCATCTGAAGGGACCCAAGGAATTCACGGCGCGGGACATTCAGGTCGGCAACAACGAGTTCGAAGTTCTGAATCCCGACCACCACATCGCATCGCTGAACCGCGACGCTGAAGTGAAAATGGAGATTCAGGTCCGCAAGGGGCGTGGCTATGTACCGGCGGAGGAAAACCGCCCGGCCGACGCGCCGATCGGCACGATCCCGGTGGACAGCGTGTTCTCGCCGATCCGCAATGTTACCTACACCATCGAAAATACGCGCGTCGGTCAGCGTACCGACTATGAGAAGCTGATTCTCGAAATCTGGACCGACGGTTCGATTACCCCGGATGACGCCCTGACCTTCGCCGCGCGCACGTTGCGCGATCATATCCAGCTCTTTATTAACTTCGATATCAAGCCGGAGAAGGAAGAGGAAGAGGATATCGACGAAGAGACGCTGCAAATCCGCAAACTCTTGCGGAAGCCGGTGGAGGAGCTGGAATTATCCGT
This genomic window contains:
- a CDS encoding DNA-directed RNA polymerase subunit alpha; amino-acid sequence: MNGSNFQMPEAVEIDESTHTDTYGKFVIQPLERGYGVTIGNSLRRVLISSLQGAAIASIKIDGVLHEFSTIPGVSEDLTEMVLNLKQVRFKLLNKKPDKIVLHLKGPKEFTARDIQVGNNEFEVLNPDHHIASLNRDAEVKMEIQVRKGRGYVPAEENRPADAPIGTIPVDSVFSPIRNVTYTIENTRVGQRTDYEKLILEIWTDGSITPDDALTFAARTLRDHIQLFINFDIKPEKEEEEDIDEETLQIRKLLRKPVEELELSVRSANCLKEARIRTIADLVRREEPEMLKFKNFGRKSLVELTEILKGKGLHFGMDVDRYLSTDYDKK